From a single Vespa crabro chromosome 22, iyVesCrab1.2, whole genome shotgun sequence genomic region:
- the LOC124431662 gene encoding RNA-binding protein 1 isoform X7 — protein sequence MSRYREWEISCKVYIGNLGSSASKHEIESAFSKYGPLRNVWVARNPPGFAFVEFEDPRDAEDAVRGLDGTRCCGTKVKVEMSTGRRRHSGGGRRPGPRYSRSRSRSPRRKSLGRYPRSRSRSPRRRSLTRSRSRDRRSRSDSRDRRC from the exons ATGTCACGTTATCGGGAGTGGGAGATTTCCTGCAAAGTCTACATCGGCAATTTGGGCAGTAGTGCAAGTAAACATGAAATTGAAAGTGCATTCAGCAAATATGGTCCTCTTAGAAATGTCTGGGTTGCTAGAAATCCACCTGGATTCGCATTTGTGGAATTTGAAGATCCAAGAGATGCCGAAGATGCTGTAAGAGGATTAGATGGAAC acGTTGCTGTGGTACAAAAGTTAAAGTAGAGATGTCCACTGGAAGAAGGCGACACAGTGGTGGTGGTCGCAGGCCAGGTCCACGATACTCCAG GTCCAGATCTCGCAGTCCTCGTAGGAAATCTCTGGGTCGTTATCCAAG gtCAAGGTCCCGCAGTCCACGTAGGAGATCTCTGACCCGTAGTCGCAGCCGAGACCGCCGTTCTCGTTCGGATTCTCGTGACAGACG ATGCTAA
- the LOC124431662 gene encoding RNA-binding protein 1 isoform X4 — protein MSRYREWEISCKVYIGNLGSSASKHEIESAFSKYGPLRNVWVARNPPGFAFVEFEDPRDAEDAVRGLDGTRCCGTKVKVEMSTGRRRHSGGGRRPGPRYSRSRSRSPRRKSLGRYPRSWSRSPRRSPINRYSRSRSRSPRRRSLTRSRSRDRRSRSDSRDRRVL, from the exons ATGTCACGTTATCGGGAGTGGGAGATTTCCTGCAAAGTCTACATCGGCAATTTGGGCAGTAGTGCAAGTAAACATGAAATTGAAAGTGCATTCAGCAAATATGGTCCTCTTAGAAATGTCTGGGTTGCTAGAAATCCACCTGGATTCGCATTTGTGGAATTTGAAGATCCAAGAGATGCCGAAGATGCTGTAAGAGGATTAGATGGAAC acGTTGCTGTGGTACAAAAGTTAAAGTAGAGATGTCCACTGGAAGAAGGCGACACAGTGGTGGTGGTCGCAGGCCAGGTCCACGATACTCCAG GTCCAGATCTCGCAGTCCTCGTAGGAAATCTCTGGGTCGTTATCCAAG gtCTTGGTCAAGAAGTCCGCGAAGATCACCAATAAACAGATATTCCAG gtCAAGGTCCCGCAGTCCACGTAGGAGATCTCTGACCCGTAGTCGCAGCCGAGACCGCCGTTCTCGTTCGGATTCTCGTGACAGACG AGTATTATAA
- the LOC124431662 gene encoding RNA-binding protein 1 isoform X2, translating to MSRYREWEISCKVYIGNLGSSASKHEIESAFSKYGPLRNVWVARNPPGFAFVEFEDPRDAEDAVRGLDGTRCCGTKVKVEMSTGRRRHSGGGRRPGPRYSRSRSRSPRRKSLGRYPRFYQRQLLALLVSPPLLLLLLVLLLLLLLLLLLLLLLLLPLLLLLLLLVLLLLLLLLLLLLLLLLLLLLVLLLQPP from the exons ATGTCACGTTATCGGGAGTGGGAGATTTCCTGCAAAGTCTACATCGGCAATTTGGGCAGTAGTGCAAGTAAACATGAAATTGAAAGTGCATTCAGCAAATATGGTCCTCTTAGAAATGTCTGGGTTGCTAGAAATCCACCTGGATTCGCATTTGTGGAATTTGAAGATCCAAGAGATGCCGAAGATGCTGTAAGAGGATTAGATGGAAC acGTTGCTGTGGTACAAAAGTTAAAGTAGAGATGTCCACTGGAAGAAGGCGACACAGTGGTGGTGGTCGCAGGCCAGGTCCACGATACTCCAG GTCCAGATCTCGCAGTCCTCGTAGGAAATCTCTGGGTCGTTATCCAAG ATTCTACCAGCGTCAGCTCCTAGCTCTTCTCGTCTCCCcgccactactactactactactagtactactactactactactactactactactactactactactactactactaccactactgctactgctactactactagtactactactactactactactactactactactactactactactactactactactactagtactactactacagccaccgtga
- the LOC124431662 gene encoding RNA-binding protein 1 isoform X9 encodes MSRYREWEISCKVYIGNLGSSASKHEIESAFSKYGPLRNVWVARNPPGFAFVEFEDPRDAEDAVRGLDGTRCCGTKVKVEMSTGRRRHSGGGRRPGPRYSRSRSRSPRRRSLTRSRSRDRRSRSDSRDRRC; translated from the exons ATGTCACGTTATCGGGAGTGGGAGATTTCCTGCAAAGTCTACATCGGCAATTTGGGCAGTAGTGCAAGTAAACATGAAATTGAAAGTGCATTCAGCAAATATGGTCCTCTTAGAAATGTCTGGGTTGCTAGAAATCCACCTGGATTCGCATTTGTGGAATTTGAAGATCCAAGAGATGCCGAAGATGCTGTAAGAGGATTAGATGGAAC acGTTGCTGTGGTACAAAAGTTAAAGTAGAGATGTCCACTGGAAGAAGGCGACACAGTGGTGGTGGTCGCAGGCCAGGTCCACGATACTCCAG gtCAAGGTCCCGCAGTCCACGTAGGAGATCTCTGACCCGTAGTCGCAGCCGAGACCGCCGTTCTCGTTCGGATTCTCGTGACAGACG ATGCTAA
- the LOC124431662 gene encoding RNA-binding protein 1 isoform X5 has translation MSRYREWEISCKVYIGNLGSSASKHEIESAFSKYGPLRNVWVARNPPGFAFVEFEDPRDAEDAVRGLDGTRCCGTKVKVEMSTGRRRHSGGGRRPGPRYSRSRSRSPRRKSLGRYPRSWSRSPRRSPINRYSRSRSRSPRRRSLTRSRSRDRRSRSDSRDRRC, from the exons ATGTCACGTTATCGGGAGTGGGAGATTTCCTGCAAAGTCTACATCGGCAATTTGGGCAGTAGTGCAAGTAAACATGAAATTGAAAGTGCATTCAGCAAATATGGTCCTCTTAGAAATGTCTGGGTTGCTAGAAATCCACCTGGATTCGCATTTGTGGAATTTGAAGATCCAAGAGATGCCGAAGATGCTGTAAGAGGATTAGATGGAAC acGTTGCTGTGGTACAAAAGTTAAAGTAGAGATGTCCACTGGAAGAAGGCGACACAGTGGTGGTGGTCGCAGGCCAGGTCCACGATACTCCAG GTCCAGATCTCGCAGTCCTCGTAGGAAATCTCTGGGTCGTTATCCAAG gtCTTGGTCAAGAAGTCCGCGAAGATCACCAATAAACAGATATTCCAG gtCAAGGTCCCGCAGTCCACGTAGGAGATCTCTGACCCGTAGTCGCAGCCGAGACCGCCGTTCTCGTTCGGATTCTCGTGACAGACG ATGCTAA
- the LOC124431662 gene encoding RNA-binding protein 1 isoform X8: MSRYREWEISCKVYIGNLGSSASKHEIESAFSKYGPLRNVWVARNPPGFAFVEFEDPRDAEDAVRGLDGTRCCGTKVKVEMSTGRRRHSGGGRRPGPRYSRSRSRSPRRKSLGRYPRSRSRSPRRRSLTRSRSRDRRSRSDSRDRR; the protein is encoded by the exons ATGTCACGTTATCGGGAGTGGGAGATTTCCTGCAAAGTCTACATCGGCAATTTGGGCAGTAGTGCAAGTAAACATGAAATTGAAAGTGCATTCAGCAAATATGGTCCTCTTAGAAATGTCTGGGTTGCTAGAAATCCACCTGGATTCGCATTTGTGGAATTTGAAGATCCAAGAGATGCCGAAGATGCTGTAAGAGGATTAGATGGAAC acGTTGCTGTGGTACAAAAGTTAAAGTAGAGATGTCCACTGGAAGAAGGCGACACAGTGGTGGTGGTCGCAGGCCAGGTCCACGATACTCCAG GTCCAGATCTCGCAGTCCTCGTAGGAAATCTCTGGGTCGTTATCCAAG gtCAAGGTCCCGCAGTCCACGTAGGAGATCTCTGACCCGTAGTCGCAGCCGAGACCGCCGTTCTCGTTCGGATTCTCGTGACAGACG TTAG
- the LOC124431647 gene encoding mediator of RNA polymerase II transcription subunit 18, with protein sequence MTTPISTAMDRLSAALNSNIIPNQEYLLQGSVLDSAVEVLLHRLRGLCDNVDSGPETFNDHEMCFSIRRGPPPEQPLLLRVRRALDYQDMPWQLRYIGQPELGDKSRPTIVRSSIDIATSSTVVEFLTELGCRLDFEYIARGYMFRKGRMKVTVSKIFKMGQQGKIPESVEAISQSYLVELSVLAPSGQDAIAEDMRIFAEQLKPLVQLEKIDYKRLVH encoded by the exons ATGACAACCCCAATAAGTACAGCAATGGATAGATTAAGTGCTGcattaaattcaaatataatacCAAATCAAGAATATTTACTCCAAGGCTCGGTATTAGACAGTGCTGTGGAAGTGTTGCTTCATAGATTAAGAGGCTTATGTGATAATGTTGATAGCGGTCCTGAAACATTCAACGATCATGAAATGTGTTTTAGTATTAGAAG AGGACCTCCTCCTGAACAACCATTACTGTTAAGAGTTAGAAGGGCTTTGGATTATCAAGATATGCCTTGGCAATTAAGATATATAGGTCAACCAGAATTAGGTGATAAATCACGTCCTACAATTGTACGCAGTAGCATAGATATTGCTACCAGCAGTACCGTAGTTGAATTTTTAACAGAATTAGGTTGTAGATTGGATTTTGAATATATAGCTAGAGGTTACATGTTCCGCAAAGGTAGAATGAAAGTTACAGTATCAAAGATTTTTAAGATGGGTCAACAAGGAAAAATACCTGAAAGTGTAGAAGCTATATCCCAAAGTTATCTGGTAGAATTAAGTGTTCTTGCACCTAGTGGTCAAGATGCAATAGCAGAGGATATGAGAATATTCGCAGAACAGTTAAAACCATTGGTTCAGCTTGAAAAGATTGATTATAAAAGACTTGTTCATTAA
- the LOC124431662 gene encoding RNA-binding protein 1 isoform X6 gives MSRYREWEISCKVYIGNLGSSASKHEIESAFSKYGPLRNVWVARNPPGFAFVEFEDPRDAEDAVRGLDGTRCCGTKVKVEMSTGRRRHSGGGRRPGPRYSRSRSRSPRRKSLGRYPRSWSRSPRRSPINRYSRSRSRSPRRRSLTRSRSRDRRSRSDSRDRR, from the exons ATGTCACGTTATCGGGAGTGGGAGATTTCCTGCAAAGTCTACATCGGCAATTTGGGCAGTAGTGCAAGTAAACATGAAATTGAAAGTGCATTCAGCAAATATGGTCCTCTTAGAAATGTCTGGGTTGCTAGAAATCCACCTGGATTCGCATTTGTGGAATTTGAAGATCCAAGAGATGCCGAAGATGCTGTAAGAGGATTAGATGGAAC acGTTGCTGTGGTACAAAAGTTAAAGTAGAGATGTCCACTGGAAGAAGGCGACACAGTGGTGGTGGTCGCAGGCCAGGTCCACGATACTCCAG GTCCAGATCTCGCAGTCCTCGTAGGAAATCTCTGGGTCGTTATCCAAG gtCTTGGTCAAGAAGTCCGCGAAGATCACCAATAAACAGATATTCCAG gtCAAGGTCCCGCAGTCCACGTAGGAGATCTCTGACCCGTAGTCGCAGCCGAGACCGCCGTTCTCGTTCGGATTCTCGTGACAGACG TTAG
- the LOC124431662 gene encoding RNA-binding protein 1 isoform X10 produces MSRYREWEISCKVYIGNLGSSASKHEIESAFSKYGPLRNVWVARNPPGFAFVEFEDPRDAEDAVRGLDGTRCCGTKVKVEMSTGRRRHSGGGRRPGPRYSRSRSRSPRRRSLTRSRSRDRRSRSDSRDRR; encoded by the exons ATGTCACGTTATCGGGAGTGGGAGATTTCCTGCAAAGTCTACATCGGCAATTTGGGCAGTAGTGCAAGTAAACATGAAATTGAAAGTGCATTCAGCAAATATGGTCCTCTTAGAAATGTCTGGGTTGCTAGAAATCCACCTGGATTCGCATTTGTGGAATTTGAAGATCCAAGAGATGCCGAAGATGCTGTAAGAGGATTAGATGGAAC acGTTGCTGTGGTACAAAAGTTAAAGTAGAGATGTCCACTGGAAGAAGGCGACACAGTGGTGGTGGTCGCAGGCCAGGTCCACGATACTCCAG gtCAAGGTCCCGCAGTCCACGTAGGAGATCTCTGACCCGTAGTCGCAGCCGAGACCGCCGTTCTCGTTCGGATTCTCGTGACAGACG TTAG
- the LOC124431662 gene encoding RNA-binding protein 1 isoform X3 yields MSRYREWEISCKVYIGNLGSSASKHEIESAFSKYGPLRNVWVARNPPGFAFVEFEDPRDAEDAVRGLDGTRCCGTKVKVEMSTGRRRHSGGGRRPGPRYSRFYQRQLLALLVSPPLLLLLLVLLLLLLLLLLLLLLLLLPLLLLLLLLVLLLLLLLLLLLLLLLLLLLLVLLLQPP; encoded by the exons ATGTCACGTTATCGGGAGTGGGAGATTTCCTGCAAAGTCTACATCGGCAATTTGGGCAGTAGTGCAAGTAAACATGAAATTGAAAGTGCATTCAGCAAATATGGTCCTCTTAGAAATGTCTGGGTTGCTAGAAATCCACCTGGATTCGCATTTGTGGAATTTGAAGATCCAAGAGATGCCGAAGATGCTGTAAGAGGATTAGATGGAAC acGTTGCTGTGGTACAAAAGTTAAAGTAGAGATGTCCACTGGAAGAAGGCGACACAGTGGTGGTGGTCGCAGGCCAGGTCCACGATACTCCAG ATTCTACCAGCGTCAGCTCCTAGCTCTTCTCGTCTCCCcgccactactactactactactagtactactactactactactactactactactactactactactactactactaccactactgctactgctactactactagtactactactactactactactactactactactactactactactactactactactactagtactactactacagccaccgtga
- the LOC124431662 gene encoding RNA-binding protein 1 isoform X1, translating to MSRYREWEISCKVYIGNLGSSASKHEIESAFSKYGPLRNVWVARNPPGFAFVEFEDPRDAEDAVRGLDGTRCCGTKVKVEMSTGRRRHSGGGRRPGPRYSRSRSRSPRRKSLGRYPRSWSRSPRRSPINRYSRFYQRQLLALLVSPPLLLLLLVLLLLLLLLLLLLLLLLLPLLLLLLLLVLLLLLLLLLLLLLLLLLLLLVLLLQPP from the exons ATGTCACGTTATCGGGAGTGGGAGATTTCCTGCAAAGTCTACATCGGCAATTTGGGCAGTAGTGCAAGTAAACATGAAATTGAAAGTGCATTCAGCAAATATGGTCCTCTTAGAAATGTCTGGGTTGCTAGAAATCCACCTGGATTCGCATTTGTGGAATTTGAAGATCCAAGAGATGCCGAAGATGCTGTAAGAGGATTAGATGGAAC acGTTGCTGTGGTACAAAAGTTAAAGTAGAGATGTCCACTGGAAGAAGGCGACACAGTGGTGGTGGTCGCAGGCCAGGTCCACGATACTCCAG GTCCAGATCTCGCAGTCCTCGTAGGAAATCTCTGGGTCGTTATCCAAG gtCTTGGTCAAGAAGTCCGCGAAGATCACCAATAAACAGATATTCCAG ATTCTACCAGCGTCAGCTCCTAGCTCTTCTCGTCTCCCcgccactactactactactactagtactactactactactactactactactactactactactactactactactaccactactgctactgctactactactagtactactactactactactactactactactactactactactactactactactactactagtactactactacagccaccgtga